In Neorhizobium galegae, the following proteins share a genomic window:
- a CDS encoding amidohydrolase — MFLTNQDVIELTAWRRKLHAMPEISSEEIATAAEVQGFLADTVPDRVVTGLGGTGVAVVYDSGLPGPTVLFRAELDALPIEEVGSPDHRSKISGKGHMCGHDGHMAMLAALGRQFGRERPKRGRVILLFQPAEETGAGAAAVVADEKFKELVPDYSFSLHNMPGLPLGHAWLKDGIVNCASRGLRIALTGRTAHASMPETGVSPVPAVATLMPALTALSRGSIATGDMVLATVTHASIGEPAFGIAPGHAEVWVTLRTMTDSQMEALTTRAEGLVREIAAAGNLRCEMDYHDIFGHCENHAEAAEMLRAAMDAEGVPHDVGDAMRGSEDFGRFATVSKSAMFFLGAGEDMPNLHNPNYDFPDDLIPIGTKIFMRVARDILG; from the coding sequence ATGTTTCTCACCAATCAGGATGTCATCGAGCTCACCGCCTGGCGGCGCAAGCTGCATGCCATGCCGGAGATTTCCAGCGAGGAGATCGCGACGGCCGCCGAGGTGCAAGGGTTCCTCGCCGATACGGTGCCCGACCGGGTTGTGACAGGCCTTGGGGGCACCGGCGTCGCGGTCGTCTACGACAGCGGGCTTCCCGGTCCGACCGTCCTGTTTCGCGCCGAGCTGGATGCGCTGCCGATCGAGGAAGTCGGCTCGCCGGACCATCGCTCGAAAATCTCCGGCAAGGGCCATATGTGCGGGCACGACGGCCATATGGCCATGCTCGCGGCGCTTGGACGGCAGTTCGGCCGCGAAAGGCCGAAGCGCGGCCGCGTCATCCTGCTTTTTCAGCCGGCGGAAGAGACGGGCGCCGGCGCCGCGGCGGTCGTCGCCGACGAGAAATTCAAGGAGCTGGTGCCGGATTACAGTTTTTCGCTGCACAACATGCCGGGCCTGCCGCTCGGCCATGCCTGGCTGAAGGACGGGATCGTCAACTGCGCCTCGCGCGGCCTGCGGATCGCGCTGACCGGGCGCACGGCGCATGCCTCCATGCCGGAGACGGGCGTCTCGCCGGTACCGGCGGTCGCAACGCTGATGCCGGCGCTGACCGCTCTCAGCCGGGGCTCGATCGCAACCGGCGACATGGTGCTGGCAACGGTGACGCATGCCTCGATCGGCGAACCCGCATTCGGCATCGCCCCTGGCCATGCCGAAGTCTGGGTGACGCTGCGCACGATGACCGACAGCCAGATGGAAGCACTGACGACCAGGGCCGAGGGCCTGGTCCGCGAGATCGCGGCAGCTGGCAATCTCCGATGCGAGATGGATTATCACGACATCTTCGGCCATTGCGAAAACCATGCGGAAGCCGCCGAGATGCTGCGGGCGGCGATGGACGCCGAAGGCGTTCCCCACGATGTCGGCGACGCGATGCGCGGCTCGGAGGATTTCGGACGGTTCGCGACAGTCTCGAAATCGGCAATGTTCTTCCTCGGCGCCGGCGAAGACATGCCGAACCTGCACAATCCGAACTACGATTTCCCCGATGACCTGATCCCGATCGGCACGAAGATCTTCATGCGGGTGGCGCGGGATATTCTCGGCTGA
- a CDS encoding AzlD family protein, whose amino-acid sequence MTDLISVDMALLILAAAAATFLTRIGGYVLITRMTTIPPRMEQALNAVPAAVLTTLVAPAFFNGGWDVKIAMLAALVVGVRYPGLLLLGAGWAAAMICRHLLGF is encoded by the coding sequence ATGACCGACCTCATCTCCGTGGATATGGCTCTGCTGATACTGGCCGCAGCGGCCGCGACATTCCTCACCCGCATCGGCGGTTATGTGCTGATCACCCGAATGACGACGATCCCGCCGCGCATGGAACAGGCCCTCAACGCCGTGCCGGCAGCGGTTCTGACGACGCTCGTCGCCCCCGCCTTCTTCAACGGCGGCTGGGACGTCAAGATCGCCATGCTGGCGGCACTCGTGGTTGGTGTCCGATATCCGGGCCTCTTGCTTCTCGGCGCCGGCTGGGCGGCAGCGATGATCTGCCGGCACCTCCTGGGCTTCTGA
- a CDS encoding DUF2778 domain-containing protein gives MARSVQTSVNGRQAGKAPQRRKKSRSLLVNVTVGFGLTVAALMGASMVTMATAVKSASDVKFETALAKPIALAVPAATTREREIDVSKFSRLPGSSSAEPKGNRLAGADVAALEARKPDLSNVSRVLTVAMAKAARHQEHEQRFAALEKARPDANAIRAVLGPAMESLVVVAPRSASGTLPDMIQDAETVTTVAGLKDMKPVEMAALEETALEEGGAEESEVAVVEEAVPAAPSYHLPKAVPLPVIRPGSAADKPTKPAALAAIAAVAPQKPAKTDDGDDKPTALAFAKPDNPMREEPTRPSQSAPAWPGIGTKVAVYDISGGMVYMPNGSKLEAHSGIGKMRDNPKYTHVTMRGPTPPGTYKLSMREKLFHGVAAIRLTPVDGKAPQGRTGLLAHSFLLRVRGDSHGCVAFADYDKFLKAFQRGDITHMVIVPKWDGKRPGRGTDGGFMAKLFGNSDA, from the coding sequence ATGGCGCGTTCGGTCCAGACGTCGGTAAATGGCAGGCAGGCAGGCAAAGCTCCGCAGCGCCGCAAAAAATCCCGCTCTCTCCTGGTCAATGTCACGGTCGGTTTCGGCCTGACGGTCGCCGCCCTGATGGGTGCGTCGATGGTTACCATGGCGACCGCTGTGAAGTCGGCTTCCGATGTGAAGTTCGAGACGGCGTTGGCAAAGCCGATCGCTCTTGCCGTTCCCGCTGCCACAACGCGTGAACGCGAGATCGACGTTTCGAAATTCTCCCGCCTGCCGGGCAGCTCCTCCGCCGAACCCAAGGGCAATCGCCTGGCTGGCGCCGATGTGGCCGCCCTTGAAGCCCGCAAGCCGGATCTTTCGAACGTCAGCCGGGTGCTGACCGTGGCGATGGCCAAGGCCGCCCGGCATCAGGAACACGAACAGCGGTTCGCCGCACTCGAAAAAGCCCGTCCGGACGCCAATGCCATTCGCGCGGTGCTCGGCCCTGCGATGGAAAGCCTTGTGGTCGTGGCGCCGCGCTCGGCGAGCGGCACCTTGCCGGACATGATCCAGGATGCCGAGACGGTCACCACCGTTGCCGGGCTCAAGGACATGAAGCCGGTCGAGATGGCCGCGCTTGAAGAAACCGCCCTGGAAGAGGGCGGTGCCGAGGAGAGCGAGGTCGCGGTGGTCGAGGAGGCCGTTCCCGCGGCACCTTCCTATCATCTGCCGAAGGCCGTTCCGCTGCCGGTGATCCGTCCGGGGTCCGCCGCCGACAAACCCACCAAGCCGGCAGCCCTTGCGGCCATCGCCGCTGTCGCGCCGCAAAAGCCCGCCAAGACTGATGACGGCGACGACAAGCCGACCGCGCTCGCCTTTGCCAAGCCCGACAATCCGATGCGCGAGGAGCCGACCCGCCCGTCGCAATCCGCGCCGGCCTGGCCCGGCATCGGCACGAAAGTGGCCGTCTACGATATTTCCGGCGGCATGGTCTATATGCCGAACGGCTCCAAGCTCGAAGCGCATTCCGGCATCGGCAAAATGCGCGACAACCCGAAATACACCCATGTGACGATGCGTGGCCCGACGCCGCCCGGCACATATAAGCTGTCGATGCGCGAAAAGCTGTTCCACGGCGTCGCAGCGATCCGCCTGACGCCGGTCGATGGCAAGGCGCCGCAGGGCCGCACCGGCCTGCTTGCCCACAGCTTCCTGCTCCGGGTGCGCGGCGACTCGCACGGCTGCGTCGCCTTCGCCGATTACGACAAGTTCCTGAAGGCTTTCCAGCGCGGCGACATCACCCATATGGTGATCGTTCCCAAATGGGACGGCAAGCGCCCCGGGCGGGGCACCGATGGCGGCTTCATGGCCAAGCTGTTCGGCAACAGCGACGCGTGA
- a CDS encoding AzlC family ABC transporter permease, with the protein MNRSEFNQGLKGGLIIALSSAPFAVLFGAVASDNGLSVMEAGLMSATVYAGASQLVGIELFGHQVAPWLIVLSVFAVNFRHILYSAALTRYIAHFTPVQKFFTFFVLTDPQFAEAVKRGESGRGVGFPWYIGFGAAIYFPWLFFSVVGAFFGRMMGDPRALAIDVLLPVYFLGLVIGFRRKPGFYPVVVASALGSVLGYHFVGSPWHVSIGAAVGVVVAAFLPLSTESVPANTATEMES; encoded by the coding sequence ATGAATCGCAGCGAATTCAACCAGGGTCTGAAGGGCGGCCTCATCATCGCCCTTTCCTCGGCTCCGTTCGCGGTGCTGTTCGGCGCCGTGGCAAGCGACAATGGCCTCTCGGTCATGGAAGCTGGCCTGATGAGCGCGACCGTCTATGCCGGCGCCAGCCAGCTCGTTGGCATCGAACTTTTTGGCCACCAGGTGGCGCCGTGGCTGATCGTGCTCTCCGTCTTCGCCGTGAATTTCCGCCATATCCTCTATTCGGCTGCACTGACCCGGTACATTGCCCATTTCACGCCGGTCCAGAAATTCTTCACCTTCTTCGTGCTGACCGACCCGCAATTCGCCGAGGCCGTGAAACGCGGCGAAAGCGGCCGGGGCGTCGGTTTCCCCTGGTATATCGGCTTCGGCGCCGCGATCTATTTCCCCTGGCTGTTTTTCAGTGTCGTCGGCGCGTTTTTCGGGCGGATGATGGGCGATCCGCGTGCGCTTGCGATCGACGTGCTGCTGCCGGTCTATTTCCTCGGGCTGGTGATCGGCTTTCGCCGTAAGCCGGGCTTTTATCCGGTGGTGGTGGCGAGCGCTCTCGGCTCCGTGCTCGGCTATCATTTCGTCGGGTCGCCCTGGCATGTCAGCATCGGCGCTGCGGTCGGGGTCGTCGTCGCAGCTTTCCTGCCGCTGTCCACTGAATCCGTGCCGGCAAACACCGCCACCGAGATGGAGAGCTGA
- the pncA gene encoding bifunctional nicotinamidase/pyrazinamidase, which produces MKALLLIDIQNGFCPGGNLPVAHGDEIVPVANQLIEGGGYDVIVASQDWHPENHGSFASRHPGRKPFEMGELSGQPQVMWPDHCVQGTPDAEFHPDLNVEAIDYIQQKGENPAVDSYSAFRDNDQAAVTGLAGYLRAQQVTELDLCGLATDYCVKFSALDAVEMLPGVKVRFIEDASRGIDPEGVKSAIAEMRAKGVGIVSSRDILAD; this is translated from the coding sequence ATGAAAGCGCTGCTCCTGATCGACATCCAGAACGGTTTTTGCCCGGGCGGCAACCTGCCCGTGGCTCACGGCGACGAGATCGTGCCGGTCGCAAACCAGTTGATCGAAGGCGGCGGTTACGATGTCATCGTCGCCTCGCAGGACTGGCACCCGGAAAACCATGGAAGCTTTGCCTCCCGGCATCCGGGCAGGAAGCCGTTCGAGATGGGCGAGTTGTCCGGCCAGCCGCAGGTCATGTGGCCGGACCATTGCGTGCAGGGCACGCCGGATGCGGAGTTCCACCCGGACCTCAACGTCGAGGCCATCGACTATATCCAGCAGAAGGGCGAGAACCCCGCTGTCGACAGCTATTCCGCCTTCCGCGACAACGACCAGGCCGCAGTAACGGGCCTTGCGGGCTATCTGAGAGCGCAGCAGGTGACCGAGCTCGATCTTTGCGGGCTCGCGACCGACTATTGCGTGAAATTTTCCGCTCTCGACGCCGTGGAAATGCTGCCGGGCGTAAAAGTGCGCTTCATCGAGGATGCAAGCCGTGGCATCGATCCGGAAGGCGTGAAAAGCGCCATCGCCGAGATGAGAGCAAAAGGCGTCGGCATCGTTTCGAGCAGGGACATCCTCGCCGACTGA